The following are encoded in a window of Amycolatopsis lexingtonensis genomic DNA:
- a CDS encoding CaiB/BaiF CoA transferase family protein, whose protein sequence is MTGPLSGITVLDFSRVLAAPLATQILAELGATVVKVERPGSGDETRGFEPRLPHGESAYFFAFNRGKKSVTLDLKDPRGQAVARKLAGQADVVVENFLPGAMDRMGLGYADLARPDLVYVSATGFGQTGPDRDRKGYDTVFQALSGVMAMTGEPDGPPSKTGIPVADLTSGLWVVIAVLSGLAGRAATGLGRHLDVSMMDVQLSLHALNAARLFALGEDPVRTGTEHPGRVPSAAFQAGDGEWLHISGSDQHWGPLCTVLGLGDLAADPALRANSGRVEQRSRVMKALRGAIARHDRDALVKELRAADVPAGAVRSVREALADPHAVARGVVGEFTHPAEGTFPALRTPLRETGGAPLPVGTPPRLGADTDDVLAGLGLGPADIEGLRAAGVIR, encoded by the coding sequence ATGACCGGCCCGCTGTCCGGGATCACCGTCCTCGACTTCTCCCGCGTCCTCGCCGCTCCCCTGGCGACGCAGATCCTCGCCGAGCTGGGCGCGACCGTCGTCAAGGTCGAGCGCCCGGGCTCCGGCGACGAGACCCGCGGCTTCGAACCGCGCCTGCCGCACGGCGAGAGCGCGTACTTCTTCGCCTTCAACCGGGGCAAGAAGTCCGTGACGCTCGACCTCAAGGACCCGCGCGGCCAGGCCGTCGCACGAAAGCTGGCCGGGCAGGCCGACGTCGTCGTCGAGAACTTCCTGCCCGGCGCGATGGACCGGATGGGCCTCGGGTACGCGGACCTGGCGCGGCCGGACCTGGTCTACGTGTCCGCGACCGGGTTCGGGCAGACCGGCCCGGACCGCGACCGCAAGGGCTACGACACCGTCTTCCAGGCGCTGTCCGGCGTGATGGCGATGACCGGCGAGCCGGACGGGCCGCCGTCGAAGACCGGGATCCCGGTGGCGGACCTGACTTCCGGGCTCTGGGTGGTCATCGCCGTCCTTTCCGGACTGGCCGGGCGCGCGGCGACCGGGCTGGGGCGCCACCTGGACGTGTCCATGATGGACGTCCAGTTGAGCCTGCACGCGCTCAACGCGGCCCGCCTGTTCGCGCTCGGCGAGGACCCGGTGCGAACCGGCACCGAGCACCCGGGCCGCGTGCCGTCGGCGGCGTTCCAGGCCGGGGACGGGGAATGGCTGCACATCAGCGGCAGCGACCAGCACTGGGGTCCACTGTGCACGGTCCTCGGGCTCGGCGACCTGGCCGCGGATCCCGCGCTGCGCGCCAATTCCGGCCGCGTCGAGCAGCGCTCCCGCGTCATGAAGGCGCTGCGCGGCGCGATCGCCCGGCACGACCGGGACGCGCTCGTGAAGGAGCTGCGCGCGGCCGACGTCCCGGCGGGCGCGGTCCGCTCGGTGCGGGAAGCGCTCGCGGATCCGCACGCCGTCGCCCGAGGCGTCGTCGGCGAGTTCACCCACCCGGCGGAGGGGACGTTCCCGGCGCTGCGGACGCCCCTGCGCGAGACCGGCGGCGCGCCGTTGCCGGTGGGCACCCCGCCCCGGCTCGGCGCCGACACCGACGACGTCCTGGCCGGGCTGGGGCTCGGCCCGGCCGACATCGAGGGCCTGCGGGCCGCGGGGGTGATCCGGTGA
- a CDS encoding MarR family winged helix-turn-helix transcriptional regulator, which produces MAERVDGRDLVPISGLLSYRLSRTSSAMSRSAALRYRREFDVSLGEWRAISLIAADPTLTLNRLARRAGLDKAQMSRVVSRLTERGLVDRTAGSGRTSQLALTTEGTRVYRGLIAAANERDAEFLAALTPEEAATLSCALDKLADLALAVEERERAHPGDAPC; this is translated from the coding sequence ATGGCGGAACGCGTGGACGGCCGAGACCTCGTGCCCATTTCGGGACTGCTCTCCTACCGGCTCTCCCGCACGTCGTCGGCGATGTCGCGCAGCGCCGCGCTGCGCTACCGGCGGGAGTTCGACGTCAGTCTCGGCGAATGGCGGGCGATTTCGCTCATCGCCGCCGACCCCACCCTCACCCTCAACCGGCTGGCCCGCCGCGCCGGGCTCGACAAAGCGCAGATGAGCCGAGTGGTCAGCCGCCTGACCGAGCGCGGCCTGGTGGACCGGACGGCCGGCTCGGGCCGCACCTCGCAGCTGGCCCTGACCACCGAGGGCACCCGCGTCTACCGCGGCCTGATCGCCGCGGCCAACGAGCGCGACGCCGAGTTCCTCGCCGCGCTGACCCCCGAAGAGGCGGCGACGCTGAGCTGCGCGCTCGACAAGCTGGCCGACCTGGCGCTGGCCGTCGAGGAGCGTGAGCGCGCCCACCCCGGCGACGCGCCCTGTTGA
- a CDS encoding alpha/beta fold hydrolase, with the protein MSKPTIVLVHGAFADSSSWTGVVSKLQENGYPVVAVANPLRGLESDAAYVADVVNGVEGPVVLAGHSYGGALITRAATETPNVRALVYIAAFQPDAGESVFELSGRYPGAKLGPETTNVLVHDGNPELSIKPEDFAEVFAGDVPAETAAVLAVTQRAVAQQALAAPFEGTPAWSKLPSWTLIANQDNAIPAAAQEFMAERAKSTVRRIDASHAVAVSQPGVVAEVILAAAAE; encoded by the coding sequence ATGAGCAAGCCCACCATCGTCCTGGTCCACGGCGCGTTCGCCGACTCGTCCAGCTGGACCGGAGTCGTGTCGAAGCTGCAGGAGAACGGCTATCCGGTCGTCGCGGTGGCGAACCCGCTGCGCGGCCTGGAGTCCGACGCCGCCTACGTCGCGGACGTCGTCAACGGCGTCGAAGGCCCCGTCGTCCTGGCCGGCCACTCCTACGGCGGCGCCCTGATCACCCGCGCCGCCACCGAGACGCCGAACGTCCGCGCCCTGGTCTACATCGCCGCGTTCCAGCCGGACGCGGGGGAGAGCGTCTTCGAGCTGTCCGGCCGCTACCCGGGTGCCAAGCTCGGCCCGGAGACCACCAACGTCCTGGTGCACGACGGCAACCCCGAGCTGTCGATCAAGCCGGAAGACTTCGCCGAGGTCTTCGCCGGCGACGTCCCCGCCGAGACCGCCGCCGTCCTCGCGGTCACCCAGCGGGCCGTCGCGCAGCAGGCGCTCGCCGCGCCGTTCGAGGGCACCCCGGCCTGGTCGAAGCTGCCTTCGTGGACGCTGATCGCCAACCAGGACAACGCCATCCCGGCCGCCGCCCAGGAGTTCATGGCCGAGCGCGCGAAGTCGACCGTCCGGCGGATCGACGCTTCGCACGCCGTCGCGGTGTCCCAGCCCGGCGTCGTCGCCGAGGTGATCCTGGCGGCCGCCGCCGAGTGA
- a CDS encoding TetR/AcrR family transcriptional regulator yields the protein MTTASVHPKDRLLATASRLFYAEGIHAVGVERLVSEASVTRATFYRHYPTKDDLVAAYLTATSHQIRAAVDAARAGKPPREALAAALSVVGDATCGEDFRGCQFLNAAAEYPDPESQVRRVIDDHRQWFFEVLRGEAAALGHPEPSHAARVLVLLRDGALHGGELDDAETVRATLRRAVEEFFPA from the coding sequence ATGACGACTGCCTCGGTGCACCCGAAGGACCGGTTGCTCGCGACCGCGTCCCGGCTGTTCTACGCGGAGGGCATCCACGCGGTGGGCGTGGAACGCCTGGTCTCGGAGGCGTCGGTGACGCGGGCGACGTTCTACCGGCACTACCCGACGAAGGACGACCTGGTCGCGGCCTACCTGACGGCGACGAGCCACCAGATCCGCGCGGCGGTCGACGCGGCCCGCGCGGGCAAACCCCCACGCGAGGCACTGGCGGCGGCCCTGTCGGTGGTGGGCGACGCGACGTGCGGCGAGGACTTCCGGGGCTGCCAGTTCCTCAACGCGGCCGCGGAGTACCCGGACCCGGAGTCCCAGGTCCGCCGGGTGATCGACGACCACCGGCAGTGGTTCTTCGAGGTCTTGCGCGGCGAGGCGGCGGCGTTGGGTCACCCGGAACCGAGCCACGCGGCCCGCGTCTTGGTGTTGCTTCGGGACGGCGCTTTGCACGGCGGGGAGCTGGACGACGCGGAAACGGTGCGGGCCACGCTGCGCCGGGCGGTGGAGGAGTTCTTCCCCGCCTGA
- a CDS encoding FUSC family protein: MPPEQPDPLPRIARPRSLLFALPAAGRRWSAGLRAAAAVALPGGATVLTGHADIALFVTFGAFAVLYGEGRPYRVRARVVLTAAVALVLAAALGAIAGKAGGEAAVIVVVTFVAVLAVYAVDALRLGPPGALFFALVCGGATVATEAGADPVAIIACTALGGLTSAAVSMAGILADKTKPERAAVRRAVAAVEAAGDRPTAEARHAAGSSISAAWNAVHDAGLDAGSELATTLIAAHRRFADAAGDRDETTLPLPRPGVGYRLRRSATLRSHAMVTAVRVGVTCAAAGSLSAGLGLARPHWAILSALVVLQQGTDRVRGNVRGLQRFAGTAVGLGVFAAVSALSPAGLALVATIAVLQFCIELFVPRNYAVAVVFITPVALLAGGAAASGPVGPVLRDRLVETVLGVALAVLAQYLLAPHAHRATFRWTEARIRAAARTVLATPDRAARRDLQFELEGATRAAVDSAHNDVRWTREHWPAHAALVHLGYDLLAACWAGGADPARWAPAFRSPAQTRQN; this comes from the coding sequence GTGCCACCCGAACAGCCGGACCCGCTCCCCCGGATCGCCCGCCCCCGGTCGCTGCTGTTCGCCCTCCCCGCCGCGGGACGGCGCTGGAGTGCCGGGCTCCGGGCAGCCGCCGCGGTGGCTCTCCCCGGTGGGGCCACCGTCCTCACCGGACACGCGGACATCGCGCTTTTCGTCACCTTCGGCGCCTTCGCCGTCCTCTACGGCGAAGGCCGCCCCTACCGCGTACGCGCGCGGGTCGTCCTCACCGCCGCGGTCGCCCTCGTGCTCGCCGCGGCGCTGGGCGCGATAGCCGGAAAGGCCGGCGGTGAAGCGGCCGTCATCGTCGTGGTCACCTTCGTCGCCGTCCTGGCCGTCTACGCCGTCGACGCGCTTCGGCTCGGTCCGCCCGGCGCGCTGTTCTTCGCGCTCGTCTGCGGCGGCGCGACCGTCGCCACGGAGGCCGGCGCCGATCCCGTGGCCATCATCGCCTGCACTGCGCTGGGCGGCCTAACCTCGGCGGCCGTTTCGATGGCCGGGATCCTCGCCGACAAAACCAAGCCGGAACGCGCCGCCGTCCGGCGGGCCGTCGCCGCCGTCGAAGCCGCGGGCGACCGGCCCACCGCGGAAGCGCGGCACGCCGCCGGCTCGAGCATTTCCGCGGCCTGGAACGCCGTCCACGACGCCGGGCTCGACGCCGGCTCCGAACTCGCGACCACGCTGATCGCCGCCCACCGGCGGTTCGCCGACGCCGCGGGCGACCGGGACGAAACCACCCTCCCGCTCCCCCGGCCCGGGGTGGGCTACCGGCTGCGCCGCTCGGCGACCCTCCGCTCGCACGCCATGGTGACGGCGGTCCGCGTCGGCGTCACCTGCGCCGCCGCCGGGAGCCTGAGCGCGGGCCTCGGCCTCGCCCGCCCGCACTGGGCGATCCTCAGCGCGCTCGTCGTCCTGCAGCAGGGCACCGACCGGGTCCGCGGCAACGTCCGGGGCCTGCAGCGGTTCGCCGGGACCGCCGTCGGGCTCGGGGTGTTCGCCGCGGTGTCCGCGCTGTCGCCCGCCGGGCTCGCGCTGGTCGCGACGATCGCGGTGCTGCAGTTCTGCATCGAGCTGTTCGTGCCGCGCAACTACGCGGTCGCCGTCGTCTTCATCACGCCGGTCGCGCTGCTCGCCGGCGGCGCCGCGGCGAGCGGGCCGGTCGGGCCGGTGCTGCGCGACCGGCTCGTCGAGACCGTGCTGGGCGTCGCGCTCGCCGTCCTCGCGCAGTACCTCCTCGCCCCGCACGCGCACCGCGCGACGTTCCGCTGGACCGAAGCCCGCATCCGCGCCGCCGCCCGCACGGTGCTGGCGACGCCGGACCGGGCGGCGCGGCGGGACCTGCAGTTCGAGCTCGAAGGCGCCACCCGCGCCGCGGTCGACTCCGCGCACAACGACGTCCGCTGGACGCGGGAGCACTGGCCGGCCCACGCCGCGCTCGTCCACCTCGGCTACGACCTCCTCGCCGCGTGCTGGGCCGGGGGTGCCGACCCCGCGCGATGGGCACCCGCGTTCCGGTCACCTGCGCAAACCCGGCAAAACTAG
- a CDS encoding hydroxymethylglutaryl-CoA lyase — MSDAVTLCECFARDGLQHEPEFVPTATKVALLDSFADAGFRRIEATSYSHPGRVPGFSDASDVLAAIRRRPGVGFKATCPNPRAVRRALADLDAGHGADELSLLVSASESHTERNLRTSRAGQWERVTEMVELAGGRFKLVGVVSVAFGCPFEGAVDPGRVADDVARFADLGADLVTLGDTTGVATPPSVRALFKHLAPSVPVVAHFHNTRGTGIANAVAALDAGCRNFDTAMGGVGGHPSAISYGAGLTGNVCTEDLVSLFDAMGVETGIDLDQLAKASAACEAALGRPLHSMVARAGFTPTPNQENP; from the coding sequence ATGTCCGACGCCGTCACGCTCTGCGAGTGCTTCGCCCGCGACGGGCTGCAGCACGAGCCGGAGTTCGTGCCGACCGCGACGAAGGTCGCGCTGCTCGATTCCTTCGCGGACGCGGGGTTCCGGCGCATCGAGGCGACCAGCTACAGCCACCCCGGGCGGGTGCCCGGCTTTTCCGACGCCTCCGACGTCCTCGCGGCCATCCGGCGCCGCCCCGGCGTCGGGTTCAAGGCGACCTGCCCCAACCCGCGCGCGGTGCGGCGAGCGCTGGCCGACCTCGACGCCGGGCACGGCGCCGACGAGCTGAGCCTGCTGGTCTCGGCCAGCGAAAGCCACACCGAGCGCAACCTGCGCACGTCGAGAGCCGGGCAGTGGGAGCGCGTCACCGAAATGGTCGAGCTGGCCGGCGGCCGGTTCAAGCTGGTCGGCGTGGTCTCGGTGGCCTTCGGCTGCCCGTTCGAGGGCGCGGTCGACCCCGGCCGCGTCGCCGACGACGTCGCCCGGTTCGCCGACCTCGGCGCCGACCTCGTCACCCTGGGCGACACGACCGGCGTCGCCACCCCGCCGTCGGTCCGCGCGCTCTTCAAGCACTTGGCCCCGAGCGTGCCGGTGGTCGCGCACTTCCACAACACCCGCGGCACCGGCATCGCCAACGCCGTCGCGGCCCTCGACGCCGGCTGCCGGAACTTCGACACCGCGATGGGCGGCGTCGGCGGCCACCCGTCGGCGATCTCCTACGGCGCCGGGCTGACCGGCAACGTCTGCACCGAGGACCTGGTCAGCCTCTTCGACGCGATGGGCGTCGAGACCGGCATCGACCTCGACCAGCTCGCGAAGGCGTCCGCCGCCTGCGAAGCAGCCCTCGGCCGCCCGCTGCACAGCATGGTGGCCCGCGCGGGCTTCACCCCCACCCCGAACCAGGAGAACCCGTGA
- a CDS encoding NAD(P)H-dependent flavin oxidoreductase — MTRIATPVTRLLGVDLPIVQAGMSWASSSSALPLAVSNAGGLGVVAAGPMRLPDLDRVLTEVAAGTSRPWAVNLPLYRAGVDEVIELVLRHRPPVLIASQGGPRRYLERFHAIGTRCLHVVAGVSHALKAADAGVDGLVVVGAEAGGHPPPAMVTTSVLVRAVARAVDLPVVASGGIADGAGLAAVLALGAGAAQFGTRFLASAEASVHPAYKEAVVTAGVDGTRTVGHGLGVIRALDNDFTARMRALEESGAEEALRRKTFQAATLLDAALHGDVAEGKLEAGQSAGLVDAVLPAAEIVARIVREYRTARAGLPPIT, encoded by the coding sequence GTGACGCGCATCGCGACGCCGGTGACCCGGCTGCTGGGCGTCGACCTGCCGATCGTGCAGGCGGGGATGTCGTGGGCGTCGTCGAGTTCGGCGCTGCCGCTGGCGGTGTCGAACGCGGGCGGGCTCGGCGTGGTCGCGGCAGGCCCGATGCGGCTGCCCGACCTGGACCGGGTGCTGACCGAGGTGGCCGCGGGCACGTCCCGGCCGTGGGCGGTCAACCTGCCGCTGTACCGCGCGGGCGTGGACGAGGTGATCGAGCTGGTGCTGCGGCACCGGCCGCCGGTGCTGATCGCGTCCCAGGGCGGGCCGCGGCGGTACCTGGAGCGGTTCCACGCGATCGGGACGCGCTGTCTGCACGTCGTGGCCGGGGTTTCGCACGCACTGAAGGCGGCCGACGCGGGGGTCGACGGCCTGGTCGTGGTCGGTGCCGAGGCTGGCGGCCACCCACCGCCCGCGATGGTCACGACGTCCGTGCTGGTGCGGGCGGTGGCCCGGGCGGTCGACCTGCCGGTGGTCGCTTCCGGCGGGATCGCGGACGGCGCCGGGCTGGCCGCGGTGCTCGCCCTCGGCGCGGGCGCGGCCCAGTTCGGCACGCGGTTCCTGGCCAGCGCGGAGGCCTCGGTGCACCCCGCGTACAAGGAGGCGGTGGTCACGGCCGGGGTGGACGGCACCCGCACGGTGGGTCACGGCCTGGGCGTGATCCGCGCCCTGGACAACGACTTCACCGCGCGGATGCGGGCCCTGGAGGAGTCCGGCGCCGAAGAAGCGCTGCGGCGCAAGACTTTCCAGGCTGCCACGCTGCTCGATGCGGCGCTGCACGGCGACGTCGCCGAGGGGAAGCTCGAGGCGGGCCAGTCGGCCGGGCTGGTCGACGCGGTGCTGCCCGCCGCCGAGATCGTGGCCCGGATCGTGCGGGAGTACCGGACGGCGCGCGCCGGACTCCCGCCGATCACCTGA
- a CDS encoding AMP-binding protein, whose protein sequence is MTDLRTACPLTTHEVLARAALLAPDVEAVVTDSERITYGELAGRVSRIRAGLAAAGIGRGDRVGLCLGNGPDWVALFLAIGAAGAVAVPVNTRFTAGEVRYTLEHARVRTLFVASRVLNVDFAAMLREIGVESLPALESVVVLGDDVPSFAASWADFLAAGSEVPPAAGTPDDVLLVQYTSGTTSRPKGVLLTHRGMCADAFFSGARMGLRPGDRFHSARPFFHVAGSTLSVLASIQHATTLVTMPKFEPEEALRLLETERCTHFSGNDTIALLLLNHPSLAQRRLCLRGAWVAASPTVIRRVIDELGARECVAGYGLSEASPNVAQSAWWEPEELRASGAMAVEPGVEVRIRAFDGDRDCAPGEPGAVLVRGWNVMLGYLDDPVKTAETIDADGWLATGDVGLLDETGRFHFTGRTKDIIRVGGENVAPADIEDTLHRHPMVRQAAVVGVPDARLVEVPFAFVVLTGPGVSEEELLGWARARLAGFKVPRHLRIVEGFEGIGMTASSKVQKNRLAAHARSLLERA, encoded by the coding sequence ATGACCGACCTGCGCACCGCCTGCCCGCTCACCACGCACGAGGTCCTCGCGCGCGCGGCCCTGCTCGCGCCGGACGTCGAAGCCGTCGTCACCGACTCCGAGCGGATCACCTACGGCGAGCTGGCCGGCCGGGTCTCGCGGATCCGCGCCGGGCTCGCCGCCGCCGGGATCGGCCGGGGCGACCGCGTCGGCCTCTGCCTCGGCAACGGGCCGGACTGGGTGGCGCTGTTCCTGGCGATCGGGGCGGCGGGCGCGGTCGCCGTGCCGGTCAACACCCGGTTCACCGCCGGCGAAGTCCGCTACACCCTCGAGCACGCCCGGGTCCGGACGCTGTTCGTGGCGTCCCGGGTGCTCAACGTCGACTTCGCCGCGATGCTGCGGGAGATCGGCGTCGAGTCCCTGCCCGCGCTGGAGTCGGTGGTCGTGCTCGGCGACGACGTGCCGTCGTTCGCTGCTTCGTGGGCGGACTTCCTGGCCGCCGGTTCGGAGGTGCCGCCGGCCGCCGGTACGCCCGACGACGTCCTGCTGGTGCAGTACACGTCCGGGACGACGTCGCGACCCAAGGGCGTCCTGCTCACCCACCGCGGCATGTGCGCGGACGCGTTCTTCTCCGGCGCGCGGATGGGCCTGCGCCCCGGCGACCGGTTCCACTCCGCGCGGCCGTTCTTCCACGTCGCCGGCAGCACGCTGTCGGTGCTGGCGTCGATCCAGCACGCCACGACGCTGGTGACGATGCCGAAGTTCGAGCCCGAAGAAGCGTTGCGGCTGCTGGAAACCGAGCGCTGCACGCACTTCTCCGGCAACGACACCATCGCGCTGCTCCTGCTCAACCACCCTTCCCTGGCACAGCGCCGGCTGTGCCTGCGCGGTGCCTGGGTGGCGGCGTCGCCGACGGTGATCCGGCGGGTCATCGACGAGCTGGGCGCACGCGAATGCGTTGCGGGGTATGGGCTTTCGGAAGCTTCGCCGAATGTCGCGCAGTCGGCCTGGTGGGAGCCGGAAGAGCTCCGCGCGTCCGGCGCGATGGCCGTCGAACCCGGCGTCGAGGTGCGGATCCGCGCCTTCGACGGCGACCGGGACTGCGCGCCCGGCGAGCCCGGCGCGGTGCTGGTGCGCGGCTGGAACGTGATGCTCGGCTACCTCGACGACCCGGTGAAGACGGCCGAGACGATCGACGCCGACGGCTGGCTCGCCACCGGGGACGTCGGGCTGCTCGACGAGACCGGGCGGTTCCACTTCACCGGCCGCACCAAGGACATCATCCGCGTCGGTGGCGAGAACGTGGCCCCGGCCGACATCGAGGACACCCTGCACCGGCACCCGATGGTGCGGCAGGCGGCCGTCGTCGGCGTGCCGGACGCGCGGCTGGTCGAGGTGCCGTTCGCGTTCGTCGTGCTGACCGGTCCCGGCGTCTCCGAGGAGGAGCTGCTCGGCTGGGCCCGCGCGCGGCTGGCGGGGTTCAAGGTGCCAAGGCACCTGCGGATCGTCGAGGGCTTCGAGGGGATCGGGATGACCGCGAGCTCGAAGGTGCAGAAGAACCGGCTCGCCGCGCACGCGCGTTCCCTGCTGGAGCGAGCGTGA
- a CDS encoding enoyl-CoA hydratase/isomerase family protein, translated as MTERVQVSVTDGIARVELTRPEARNAVDLPMCHELREAFESLDDDVRVVLLSGRGPVFCAGADLKERTGKDAAWVRRRRVASFAAYAAIEQCRVPVVALVQGAVVGSGGEITLAADFALAASGTVFRFPEPHWGTVGATQRLQRAIGKRRAKELLFTNRALGAEEAADLGVVTRVVPADALAAAGDETAASIAKAPPLAISLTKRAVDLGSETDLDRGIRIELAAIEQCLADGGWRDGVARFTAGNGEPR; from the coding sequence GTGACGGAGCGCGTACAGGTGAGCGTGACCGACGGGATCGCCCGCGTCGAGCTGACCCGGCCCGAGGCTCGCAACGCCGTGGACCTGCCGATGTGCCACGAGTTGCGGGAGGCCTTCGAGTCGCTGGACGACGACGTCCGGGTGGTGCTGCTGAGCGGGCGCGGGCCGGTGTTCTGCGCGGGCGCCGACCTCAAGGAGCGCACCGGCAAGGACGCCGCGTGGGTGCGCCGCCGCCGGGTCGCCTCCTTCGCCGCGTACGCCGCCATCGAGCAGTGCCGGGTGCCGGTCGTCGCGCTGGTCCAGGGCGCGGTCGTCGGCTCCGGCGGCGAGATCACCCTCGCCGCGGACTTCGCGCTGGCCGCTTCGGGGACGGTCTTCCGCTTCCCCGAGCCGCACTGGGGTACCGTCGGCGCGACCCAGCGCCTGCAGCGCGCCATCGGCAAGCGCCGGGCCAAGGAGCTGCTGTTCACCAACCGCGCGCTCGGCGCCGAAGAGGCCGCCGACCTGGGCGTCGTCACCCGCGTCGTCCCGGCGGACGCCCTCGCCGCGGCCGGCGACGAAACCGCCGCGAGCATCGCGAAGGCGCCGCCGCTGGCCATTTCGCTCACCAAGCGCGCGGTCGACCTCGGCTCGGAAACCGACCTGGACCGCGGGATCCGGATCGAACTGGCCGCGATCGAACAGTGCCTCGCCGACGGCGGCTGGCGTGACGGCGTCGCCCGCTTCACCGCCGGGAACGGAGAACCGCGATGA
- a CDS encoding enoyl-CoA hydratase/isomerase family protein has product MTVIAEDHGAVRVLTLNRPEKLNALDTALTRSLSEAFTAANADRDIRALVLTGAGRGFCAGADLGEFSELTPEHADAVLERAALTAKLQVQARQLRIPVVAAVRGAAVGGGAGLAIGADMVVAGTDLKFGYPELKHSIVPALVMTGLVHHLGRKLAFELVSTGRLLTATEAFEHGLVNQVVAPDEILPAALAVAEHWAKVEPRAIAAAKDLFYRVADLPADAAMRAGQDVNALMRGFRA; this is encoded by the coding sequence GTGACCGTCATCGCCGAGGACCACGGCGCCGTCCGCGTCCTGACGCTGAACCGGCCCGAGAAGCTCAACGCCCTCGACACGGCCCTCACGCGCTCGCTCAGCGAAGCCTTCACCGCGGCTAACGCCGACCGGGACATCCGCGCGCTCGTCCTCACCGGTGCCGGCCGCGGCTTCTGCGCGGGCGCCGACCTCGGCGAGTTCTCGGAGCTGACGCCCGAGCACGCCGACGCCGTCCTGGAACGCGCCGCGCTCACCGCCAAGCTGCAGGTGCAGGCGCGGCAGCTGCGGATCCCGGTGGTCGCCGCCGTGCGCGGTGCGGCCGTCGGCGGCGGCGCGGGCCTGGCGATCGGCGCGGACATGGTCGTGGCCGGCACCGACCTCAAGTTCGGTTACCCCGAGCTCAAGCATTCGATCGTCCCGGCGCTGGTGATGACCGGGCTCGTCCACCACCTCGGCCGCAAGCTCGCGTTCGAACTGGTCAGCACCGGGCGCCTGCTCACCGCAACCGAGGCCTTCGAGCACGGCCTGGTCAACCAGGTCGTCGCGCCGGACGAAATCCTGCCTGCCGCGCTGGCGGTCGCCGAGCACTGGGCGAAGGTCGAACCGCGGGCGATCGCGGCCGCGAAGGACCTCTTCTACCGCGTCGCGGACCTGCCGGCCGACGCCGCCATGCGCGCCGGGCAGGACGTCAACGCGCTGATGCGGGGGTTCCGCGCATGA